One Egicoccus halophilus genomic region harbors:
- a CDS encoding fumarate reductase/succinate dehydrogenase flavoprotein subunit, with protein sequence MTLDSKIPDAPLETMWRDHKFSMKLVNPNNKRKFEVIVIGTGLAGASAAATMGELGYRVKVFTFHDSPRRAHSIAAQGGINAAKDYHGEGDSVYRLFYDTVKGGDYRSREANVYRLAEVSNNIIDQCVAQGVPFAREYGGFLDNRSFGGAQVRRTFYARGQTGQQLLLGAYQALARQVAAGTVELITKSEMLELVTVDGKASGVVVRDLVTGEITSHSAHAVVLATGGYANAFFLSTNAMASNVTAAWRAHRKGAMFANPCFTQIHPTAIPSSDEFQSKLTLMSESLRNDGRIWVPKDPDETRAAADIPEADRDYFLERKYPAFGNLVPRDVASRNAKEQIDAGKGVGPLKNGVYLDFAAAIERLGRDAVDDKYGNLFEMYERITGEDPFVTPMRIYPAPHYTMGGLWVDYHLQTTIPGLFAIGEANFSDHGANRLGASALMQGLADGYFILPYTIGDYLAPMLGQPKVDTTASEFVAAEQAVRDQNERFLRTNGTRSVDWYHRELGKIMWDHCGMARNRAGLEKALSEIPTLREEFWQNVRVPGSADTLNSSLEKAGRVADFFELSELMCRDALMREESCGGHFREESQTEEGEAKRDDDNFSFVAAWEWNGPGVEPTLHKEALEFKNVALTQRSYK encoded by the coding sequence ATGACGCTCGACTCGAAGATCCCCGACGCGCCCCTGGAGACCATGTGGCGTGACCACAAGTTCTCCATGAAGCTGGTGAACCCGAACAACAAGCGCAAGTTCGAGGTCATCGTCATCGGGACCGGGCTGGCCGGTGCGTCGGCCGCTGCCACGATGGGCGAACTCGGCTACCGGGTGAAGGTGTTCACCTTCCACGACTCGCCACGACGGGCGCACTCGATCGCCGCCCAGGGTGGCATCAACGCCGCCAAGGACTACCACGGCGAGGGTGACTCGGTCTACCGGTTGTTCTACGACACGGTGAAGGGCGGCGACTACCGCTCGCGCGAGGCCAACGTCTACCGCCTGGCCGAGGTGTCCAACAACATCATCGACCAGTGCGTCGCGCAGGGCGTGCCCTTCGCCCGCGAGTACGGCGGCTTCCTCGACAACCGCTCGTTCGGGGGCGCCCAGGTCCGCCGCACCTTCTACGCCCGAGGTCAGACCGGGCAGCAGCTGCTGCTCGGGGCCTACCAGGCGTTGGCCCGCCAGGTCGCCGCCGGCACGGTCGAGCTGATCACCAAGTCCGAGATGCTCGAGCTCGTGACCGTCGACGGCAAGGCGTCGGGCGTCGTGGTCCGCGACCTGGTCACCGGGGAGATCACCTCGCACTCCGCGCACGCGGTCGTGCTGGCGACCGGTGGGTACGCCAACGCGTTCTTCCTGTCGACCAACGCGATGGCATCGAACGTGACCGCGGCCTGGCGGGCGCACCGCAAGGGCGCGATGTTCGCCAACCCGTGCTTCACCCAGATCCACCCGACGGCCATCCCGTCCTCGGACGAGTTCCAGTCCAAGCTGACGCTGATGTCCGAGTCGTTGCGCAACGACGGTCGCATCTGGGTCCCCAAGGACCCCGACGAGACCCGCGCCGCCGCCGACATCCCCGAGGCGGACCGCGACTACTTCCTGGAGCGCAAGTACCCCGCCTTCGGCAACCTGGTCCCGCGCGACGTCGCCTCGCGCAACGCCAAGGAGCAGATCGACGCCGGCAAGGGAGTCGGGCCGCTCAAGAACGGGGTCTACCTCGACTTCGCCGCCGCGATCGAGCGCCTCGGCCGCGACGCCGTCGACGACAAGTACGGCAACCTGTTCGAGATGTATGAGCGCATCACCGGCGAGGACCCGTTCGTCACGCCGATGCGCATCTACCCGGCGCCGCACTACACGATGGGCGGGCTGTGGGTGGACTACCACCTGCAGACCACGATCCCCGGCCTGTTCGCCATCGGCGAGGCCAACTTCTCCGACCACGGTGCCAACCGGCTCGGCGCCTCGGCGCTGATGCAGGGTCTTGCGGACGGGTACTTCATCCTGCCCTACACCATCGGTGACTACCTCGCACCGATGCTGGGACAGCCCAAGGTCGACACCACGGCGTCCGAGTTCGTCGCGGCCGAGCAGGCCGTGCGCGACCAGAACGAGCGGTTCCTCCGGACCAACGGCACACGGTCGGTCGACTGGTACCACCGCGAGCTCGGCAAGATCATGTGGGACCACTGCGGCATGGCGCGAAACCGGGCCGGTCTGGAGAAGGCCCTGTCCGAGATCCCGACGCTGCGCGAGGAGTTCTGGCAGAACGTCCGCGTGCCGGGTTCGGCCGACACGCTCAACTCCTCGCTGGAGAAGGCCGGCCGGGTCGCTGACTTCTTCGAGCTGTCCGAGCTGATGTGCCGTGACGCGCTCATGCGCGAAGAGTCCTGCGGCGGCCACTTCCGTGAGGAGTCGCAGACCGAGGAGGGCGAGGCCAAGCGGGACGACGACAACTTCAGCTTCGTCGCCGCCTGGGAGTGGAACGGTCCCGGCGTCGAGCCGACCCTCCACAAGGAAGCCCTCGAATTCAAGAACGTCGCGCTCACCCAGAGGAGTTACAAGTGA
- a CDS encoding succinate dehydrogenase cytochrome b subunit produces MATKVTGVTQGGPPNPAGGKTRRPFLVDLYGSAVGKKYIMAITGMVWLGYVFAHMVGNLKVYLGAEDFNHYAEFLRAGLLVPIVPEEGALWGMRVLLLVTLFFHILAAYQLTVMNRNARPERYQARREFVAADFAARTMRWTGVIVLLFLLFHIADLTLGWVNPAESGATPYEKLVASFRQPVVAAFYVLANLALGIHIYHGGWSLFQSMGWNNRKFNHWRRAFAIGFAVVVVGGNVTFPLAVQFGIVS; encoded by the coding sequence ATGGCGACCAAGGTCACCGGGGTCACGCAGGGCGGTCCGCCCAACCCCGCTGGTGGGAAGACCCGCCGCCCCTTCCTCGTGGACCTCTACGGATCCGCGGTGGGCAAGAAGTACATCATGGCCATCACCGGGATGGTGTGGCTGGGATACGTCTTCGCCCACATGGTCGGCAATCTCAAGGTCTATCTCGGGGCCGAGGACTTCAACCACTACGCCGAGTTCCTGCGCGCCGGGCTGCTCGTGCCGATCGTGCCCGAGGAAGGTGCGCTGTGGGGCATGCGGGTCCTGTTGCTGGTCACGCTGTTCTTCCACATCCTGGCCGCGTACCAGCTCACGGTCATGAACCGCAACGCCCGTCCGGAGCGCTACCAGGCCCGCCGTGAGTTCGTCGCCGCCGACTTCGCCGCCCGCACCATGCGCTGGACCGGCGTGATCGTGCTGCTGTTCCTGTTGTTCCACATCGCCGACCTCACCCTCGGGTGGGTGAACCCGGCGGAGTCGGGCGCCACCCCCTACGAGAAGCTGGTCGCGAGCTTCCGGCAGCCGGTCGTCGCCGCCTTCTACGTGCTGGCGAACCTCGCCCTGGGCATCCACATCTACCACGGTGGTTGGAGCCTGTTCCAGTCGATGGGGTGGAACAACCGCAAGTTCAACCACTGGCGCCGGGCCTTCGCCATCGGTTTCGCCGTCGTGGTCGTCGGCGGGAACGTCACCTTCCCGTTGGCCGTGCAGTTCGGCATCGTCAGCTGA
- a CDS encoding mycoredoxin: MTDATGSHREDGGPEQLQRFEDDSAPAADATVTVYWRPGCGFCSSLFRGLERTGLSFERVDIWQDEDAAAFVRSVADGNETVPTVRVGNDLALVNPSAREVLRAVADRDPDALPEAARSELAAGSGRMGQVFGRILGER, translated from the coding sequence ATGACCGACGCGACCGGATCGCACCGCGAGGACGGTGGCCCCGAGCAGCTGCAGCGTTTCGAGGACGACAGTGCCCCGGCGGCCGACGCCACCGTGACGGTCTACTGGCGACCCGGCTGTGGGTTCTGCAGCTCGCTGTTCCGCGGGCTCGAGCGCACCGGGCTGTCCTTCGAGCGGGTCGACATCTGGCAGGACGAGGACGCGGCCGCGTTCGTGCGCTCGGTGGCCGACGGCAACGAGACGGTCCCGACGGTGCGCGTCGGGAACGACCTCGCGCTGGTCAACCCCTCGGCGCGCGAGGTGCTGCGGGCGGTCGCCGACCGGGATCCGGACGCACTGCCCGAGGCCGCGCGCAGCGAGCTGGCGGCCGGCTCCGGCCGGATGGGACAGGTGTTCGGTCGGATCCTCGGGGAGCGGTAG